One Streptomyces formicae genomic window, CGCCGTTGGACCACTGGATGCGGGTCTCGACAGGGCGGCCCGCGTTGATCTCCGCCTGTACGGTGGGGTAGCGCAGCCAACCGGTCACGTACGAGCCCGAGTTGATGCCCGCCCAGCGCAGACCGGTCTGCACGTTGCCGAGCGTGGCCTGGTTGTTGGGGCACTCGGTGTTCTGGTTGCGACCGAAGGCCGCGTTGCAGAATTGGTTCTGGCTGTAGTTGCGGCCCATGAAGGTGGCGATGGTGTTGCCCGCCGCGGCCCAGCACCAGTTGGTCTTCTGCTGGGCCTGCATGGTGATGTTCAGGCGCTTGGCGGCGAGTACGGACGGGTCGGCCGCGGCCGTGGCGGTCGTCGCCCGGTGTGCGGGGGCGGGGTCGAGCGGGGCGGCCGCGGCGGCGGCGGTGGGAGCGGCGAAGAGCGCGGCCGCGACGACGGCGACGGCGGAAAGGCGTCTCCGTCTGCCGGGACTGCTCTTCGTGCTGTGTGAGTGGCGCATCGCGTTCCTCCCGAGCGGGGTGGGGTTGGAGGAGCGCGTCCGGACGCTGCGATTGAGCATCGAGTGTTGTCGAGTGCAGGTCAACACGCTTCAATGCGGAATGACTTGGGACGTGAACGGCGGCGTACGGATGTGAACACGGGTCGTGCGCCGACCTGGCAACCCGCTCCGACCGGCGCGAACGCCGGAACGGGATAAGTGAACGTTCACAGAAAGGGTCCATCTTGCGGCACGGCACACGGCTCGCCGACGGCGCGGCCGAAGGAGACGAAGCGCCCGCGGACCTGGAGGCGGCCCTGCGCACGGGACCCTTCCACGTCGCGCTGCGCACCGCGATCGCCGTACGACGACTGCCTCTGCAACGCGTCAGGCACCATCTGGCCCGGCACGGGGTCACGGTCGGCGTGACGAGCCTGAGTTACTGGCAGCAGGGCGCGCGCCGCCCCCAGCGTGCCGAGTCGCTGCGGGCCGTACGCGCCCTGGAGGAGATCCTCCAGCTTCCGGAGGAGTCGCTGATCCGGCTGCTCGCGCCGCCGTCGGGCCGCGCCGACAGGGAGCGCCCCGCGGCCCGCTCGTACCGCTCCCTGGTCGAGGCGTCCGACGTCCTGCGCGCCCTCCTCGACGAGCTCGGCTCCCCCGTCGACGGCGGTCTGCACACCATCGGCCAGCACGAGAGGCTGCGGATCGGCGCGCGGCGCGAGCTGCTCGGGCGTCAGTCGCAGCACATCGTGCGCGCCCACAAGGACGGCGTCGACCGCTATGTGGCCATCCACCACGGCGATCCGGGGTGCGCCCCCGAACGGATCGCGGTGCGCGCCCTGG contains:
- a CDS encoding papain-like cysteine protease family protein, which translates into the protein MRHSHSTKSSPGRRRRLSAVAVVAAALFAAPTAAAAAAPLDPAPAHRATTATAAADPSVLAAKRLNITMQAQQKTNWCWAAAGNTIATFMGRNYSQNQFCNAAFGRNQNTECPNNQATLGNVQTGLRWAGINSGSYVTGWLRYPTVQAEINAGRPVETRIQWSNGGGHMHVIYGYDDANSWVYWGDPWPSNDRYNWASHAWYTDNNTFSWTHSLYRIGA